The Strix uralensis isolate ZFMK-TIS-50842 chromosome 16, bStrUra1, whole genome shotgun sequence genome has a window encoding:
- the SLC5A10 gene encoding sodium/mannose cotransporter SLC5A10 isoform X2, with product MAWWPIGASLFASSEGSGLFIGLAGTGAAGGIAVTGFEWNATYALLALAWVFVPVYISSGIVTMPEYLQRRFGGERIQMYLSGLSLLLSIFTKISTDLYSGALFVQVCLGWDLYLATVLMLVVTGLYTIAGGLAAVIYTDALQTLIMVLGAIVLAVKAFNEIGGYPNLEEAYLKAVPSKIVPNTTCHLPRADAMHLFRDPVSGDLPWTGMTFGLSIMATWYWCTDQVIVQRSLSAKSLCHAKAGSILASYLKMLPLFVIIMPGMISRVLYPGLRGLMIAVMMAALMSSLTSIFNSSSTLFTMDIWRKLRPGAGERELLLVGRVVTVVLVALSVVWIPILQSSSGGQLYVYIQAVTSYLAPPVTAVFVLAVFWPRANEQGAFWGLMAGLVLGLTRLGLELAYPPPRCGVPDRRPWLLTDIHYLHFAVLLGTATGAVVMGGSLLTPPPPPARLKDLTWWTLSREPPQPSVDGTSEGPPDGECPPFWAHVCGINAVVLMCINIFCYAYFA from the exons ATCGGTGCCTCTCTCTTCGCCAGCAGCGAAGGCTCGGGACTCTTCATCGGGCTGGCCGGGACCGGTGCTGCCGGGGGAATCGCTGTCACTGGCTTCGAGTGGAAC GCGACTTACGCTCTTCTGGCATTAGCTTGGGTGTTCGTGCCAGTCTACATCTCCTCTGGG ATTGTCACGATGCCCGAGTACCTCCAGCGAAGGTTTGGAGGGGAGAGAATCCAGATGTACCTCTCCGGCCTGTCGCTTCTCCTCTCCATCTTTACCAAAATCTCT ACGGACCTGTACTCGGGGGCCCTCTTCGTGCAAGTCTGCCTGGGCTGGGACCTTTACCTCGCCACCGTCCTGATGCTGGTGGTCACAGGGCTCTACACCATTGCGG GGGGGCTGGCGGCCGTCATCTACACCGACGCGCTGCAGACGCTCATCATGGTCCTCGGAGCCATTGTGCTGGCGGTGAAAG CTTTTAACGAGATCGGAGGTTACCCCAACCTGGAAGAGGCCTATTTAAAAGCCGTGCCGTCCAAGATTGTTCCCAACACTACCTGCCACCTGCCCAGAGCGGATGCAATGCACCTCTTCCGAGACCCGGTCTCTGGAGATCTGCCCTGGACCGGGATGACTTTCGGGCTGTCTATCATGGCCACGTGGTACTGGTGCACTGACCAG GTCATCGTCCAGCGGTCGCTCTCTGCAAAGAGCCTTTGTCATGCCAAGGCCGGCTCCATCTTGGCCAGCTACCTGAAGATGCTGCCCTTGTTCGTTATCATCATGCCGGGGATGATCAGCAGGGTCCTGTACCCAG GGCTGCGGGGGCTGATGATCGCGGTGATGATGGCCGCGCTCATGTCATCCCTGACCTCCAtattcaacagcagcagcaccctcTTCACCATGGACATCTGGAGGAAGCTGAGGCCGGGGGCTGGTGAGCGGGAGCTGCTCTTGGTGGGAAG GGTGGTCACAGTGGTGCTGGTGGCCCTCAGCGTGGTCTGGATCCCCATCCTGCAGAGCTCCAGCGGTGGCCAGCTCTACGTCTACATCCAGGCTGTCACCAGCTACCTGGCTCCTCCTGTCACCGCCGTCTTTGTCCTGGCTGTCTTCTGGCCCCGAGCTAACGAGCAG GGAGCTTTCTGGGGCCTGATggcggggctggtgctggggctgacCAGGTTGGGGCTGGAGCTGGCGTACCCCCCACCCCGCTGCGGGGTCCCCGACCGGCGGCCCTGGCTGCTCACTGACATCCACTACCTGCACTTCGCCGTGCTGCTGGGCACCGCCACGGGCGCTGTGGTGATGGGGGGCAGCCTGCtgacccccccgccgcctccggccaGG CTAAAGGATCTCACCTGGTGGACCCTCTCGcgggagcccccccagccctccgtGGACGGCACATCGGAGGGACCCCCTGACGGTGAGTGT CCCCCCTTCTGGGCCCACGTCTGCGGCATCAACGCCGTTGTCCTGATGTGTATCAATATTTTCTGCTATGCCTATTTTGCCTAG
- the SLC5A10 gene encoding sodium/mannose cotransporter SLC5A10 isoform X1, translating into MAWWPIGASLFASSEGSGLFIGLAGTGAAGGIAVTGFEWNATYALLALAWVFVPVYISSGIVTMPEYLQRRFGGERIQMYLSGLSLLLSIFTKISTDLYSGALFVQVCLGWDLYLATVLMLVVTGLYTIAGGLAAVIYTDALQTLIMVLGAIVLAVKAFNEIGGYPNLEEAYLKAVPSKIVPNTTCHLPRADAMHLFRDPVSGDLPWTGMTFGLSIMATWYWCTDQVIVQRSLSAKSLCHAKAGSILASYLKMLPLFVIIMPGMISRVLYPDTVACVDPEECARVCGAAVGCSNIAYPKLVVELMPSGLRGLMIAVMMAALMSSLTSIFNSSSTLFTMDIWRKLRPGAGERELLLVGRVVTVVLVALSVVWIPILQSSSGGQLYVYIQAVTSYLAPPVTAVFVLAVFWPRANEQGAFWGLMAGLVLGLTRLGLELAYPPPRCGVPDRRPWLLTDIHYLHFAVLLGTATGAVVMGGSLLTPPPPPARLKDLTWWTLSREPPQPSVDGTSEGPPDGPCSATPGSQQPSKAEGPPATALKDTTEPPFWAHVCGINAVVLMCINIFCYAYFA; encoded by the exons ATCGGTGCCTCTCTCTTCGCCAGCAGCGAAGGCTCGGGACTCTTCATCGGGCTGGCCGGGACCGGTGCTGCCGGGGGAATCGCTGTCACTGGCTTCGAGTGGAAC GCGACTTACGCTCTTCTGGCATTAGCTTGGGTGTTCGTGCCAGTCTACATCTCCTCTGGG ATTGTCACGATGCCCGAGTACCTCCAGCGAAGGTTTGGAGGGGAGAGAATCCAGATGTACCTCTCCGGCCTGTCGCTTCTCCTCTCCATCTTTACCAAAATCTCT ACGGACCTGTACTCGGGGGCCCTCTTCGTGCAAGTCTGCCTGGGCTGGGACCTTTACCTCGCCACCGTCCTGATGCTGGTGGTCACAGGGCTCTACACCATTGCGG GGGGGCTGGCGGCCGTCATCTACACCGACGCGCTGCAGACGCTCATCATGGTCCTCGGAGCCATTGTGCTGGCGGTGAAAG CTTTTAACGAGATCGGAGGTTACCCCAACCTGGAAGAGGCCTATTTAAAAGCCGTGCCGTCCAAGATTGTTCCCAACACTACCTGCCACCTGCCCAGAGCGGATGCAATGCACCTCTTCCGAGACCCGGTCTCTGGAGATCTGCCCTGGACCGGGATGACTTTCGGGCTGTCTATCATGGCCACGTGGTACTGGTGCACTGACCAG GTCATCGTCCAGCGGTCGCTCTCTGCAAAGAGCCTTTGTCATGCCAAGGCCGGCTCCATCTTGGCCAGCTACCTGAAGATGCTGCCCTTGTTCGTTATCATCATGCCGGGGATGATCAGCAGGGTCCTGTACCCAG ACACAGTGGCCTGCGTGGACCCTGAGGAGTGTGCCCGTGTCTGCGGGGCTGCCGTGGGCTGCTCCAACATCGCCTACCCCAAGCTGGTGGTTGAGCTGATGCCCAGCG GGCTGCGGGGGCTGATGATCGCGGTGATGATGGCCGCGCTCATGTCATCCCTGACCTCCAtattcaacagcagcagcaccctcTTCACCATGGACATCTGGAGGAAGCTGAGGCCGGGGGCTGGTGAGCGGGAGCTGCTCTTGGTGGGAAG GGTGGTCACAGTGGTGCTGGTGGCCCTCAGCGTGGTCTGGATCCCCATCCTGCAGAGCTCCAGCGGTGGCCAGCTCTACGTCTACATCCAGGCTGTCACCAGCTACCTGGCTCCTCCTGTCACCGCCGTCTTTGTCCTGGCTGTCTTCTGGCCCCGAGCTAACGAGCAG GGAGCTTTCTGGGGCCTGATggcggggctggtgctggggctgacCAGGTTGGGGCTGGAGCTGGCGTACCCCCCACCCCGCTGCGGGGTCCCCGACCGGCGGCCCTGGCTGCTCACTGACATCCACTACCTGCACTTCGCCGTGCTGCTGGGCACCGCCACGGGCGCTGTGGTGATGGGGGGCAGCCTGCtgacccccccgccgcctccggccaGG CTAAAGGATCTCACCTGGTGGACCCTCTCGcgggagcccccccagccctccgtGGACGGCACATCGGAGGGACCCCCTGACG gtccctgctcagccacTCCAGGCAGCCAGCAGCCATCAAAGGCCGAGGGACCCCCGGCCACAGCCCTCAAGGACACTACGGAGCCCCCCTTCTGGGCCCACGTCTGCGGCATCAACGCCGTTGTCCTGATGTGTATCAATATTTTCTGCTATGCCTATTTTGCCTAG
- the FAM83G gene encoding protein FAM83G — protein MAFSQVQCLDDSHVNWRSSESKPEFFYSEEQRLALEALASRGPDAFYEVLKKENIRDFLSELELKKILDTLETYDPGSEYIPRHGSSAGESEGDHNSQRDEQDVAPSLEYWPQRSDRSIPQLDLGWPETIAYRGVTRATVYMQPPIEGQAHIKEVVRKMICQAQKVIAVVMDMFTDVDIFKDLLDAGFKRKVGVYIILDETNVKHFLQMCERAQMHAGHLKNLRVRSTGGTEFFTRSATKFKGALAQKFMFVDGDRAMCGSYSFTWSAARTDRNVITVLSGQVVEAFDKQFQELYLMSKGVSLKSISMGEEPEPEPVTLPSVVPVTPANAVVKKLINPKYALVKAKSADQISKTSSENQDKNQKTDNKGKALPEGQAGDRHGDVADLSLLIHPGLLNLEKANMFDYLPTWVEPDPEPGSEVLGYINIIDPKIKNVKLSQMNRIKVCDVSQASAQHRQMLKNREMETKKNSDQEPHLVSPCQRQTPQIPMDPAVPATSPIKGASWTTKQAGTFAASPLGHRLKPPEETLEDIKPPVPKPRTIPVGVFVTKVIVPCDSSTAPEGDTQPPPADHVGGKPEPEENPNGASVETCHLQPDQPVAGPQEDKGPPCAHNGLGEEEEEEEEYITLSDQESYSSSSADHSYRRSNASSISDEYFEVRDRYGPLRRTNSDVTHNGEILPIQRKLSDPHISRGTFLSPLGSLPSLKHVHVEDVTKRRSNAVEIRCVLPRTILDGNSSYPSSATQGTHIYRYRPRNPAGREQGKEVSCSPTHEKPPGATKYRGDGAEPKKTIAGSQPYWQSKAFSPSKTTQPSHLSPSKRLTSLPESQKTTEEMRTPLGIPLSKLSQSKHLKNRVAGAPGASTDSKKKPPETTSQKDH, from the exons ATGGCTTTCTCCCAGGTGCAGTGCCTGGATGACAGCCACGTCAACTGGAGGTCCAGCGAGTCCAAGCCTGAGTTCTTCTACAGCGAGGAGCAACGCCTGGCCCTGGAGGCACTGGCCTCCCGCGGCCCTGACGCCTTCTATGAGGTCCTGAAAAAGGAGAACATCAGGGACTTCCTCTCCGAGCTGGAGCTAAAGAAGATCCTGGACACACTGGAGACGTACGACCCCGGCTCTGAGTACATCCCACGCCACGGCAGCAGTGCGGGGGAGAGTGAAGGCGATCACAACAGCCAAAGGGATGAGCAGGACGTGGCCCCCTCCCTGGAATACTGGCCCCAGAGGTCCGACCGCTCCATCCCCCAGCTGGACCTCGGCTGGCCCGAGACCATCGCCTACCGCGGGGTCACCCGCGCCACCGTCTACATGCAGCCGCCCATCGAGGGCCAAGCACACATCAAGGAGGTGGTGCGGAAGATGATCTGCCAGGCTCAGAAG GTCATTGCGGTGGTCATGGACATGTTCACTGATGTAGACATCTTCAAGGACCTCCTGGACGCAGGTTTCAAGAGGAAAGTGGGAGTCTACATCATTTTGGATGAGACCAACGTGAAGCACTTCCTTCAGATGTGCGAGCGAGCCCAGATGCATGCGGGACACCTGAAG AATCTGCGAGTCCGGAGCACAGGGGGGACAGAGTTTTTCACACGCTCGGCCACCAAGTTCAAAGGGGCTTTGGCCCAGAAGTTCATGTTTGTGGACGGGGACCGGGCCATGTGTGGATCCTACAG CTTCACCTGGTCGGCAGCAAGGACAGACCGAAACGTCATCACGGTCCTCTCGGGCCAAGTGGTGGAGGCATTTGACAAGCAGTTCCAGGAGCTTTACCTTATGTCCAAGGGAGTGAGCCTCAAGTCCATCTCCATGGGTGAAGAGCCAGAACCCGAGCCCGTAACGCTGCCTTCTGTCGTGCCGGTGACCCCTGCCAATGCTGTGGTGAAGAAGCTGATAAACCCTAAATACGCCCTGGTGAAGGCCAAGAGCGCCGACCAGATCAGCAAGACTTCGTCCGAGAACCAAGACAAAAACCAGAAGACAGACAACAAAGGCAAAGCCCTGCCCGAGGGCCAGGCAGGCGACAGGCACGGCGACGTGGCAGACCTCTCCCTGCTCATCCACCCCGGCCTCCTGAATCTGGAAAAAGCCAACATGTTTGACTATTTGCCCACCTGGGTCGAGCCTGACCCTGAGCCTGGGAGCGAAGTCTTGGGCTACATCAACATTATTGACCCCAAGATAAAGAACGTGAAGCTCTCACAGATGAACCGCATCAAAGTCTGCGACGTCTCCCAGGCCAGTGCCCAGCACCGGCAGATGCTGAAGAACAGGGAGATGGAGACCAAGAAAAACTCAGACCAAGAGCCACATCTGGTGTCGCCCTGTCAAAGACAGACCCCACAGATCCCCATGGATCCTGCGgtccctgccaccagccccatCAAAGGTGCCAGCTGGACAACGAAGCAAGCAGGAACGTTTGCCGCTTCACCATTGGGCCATCGCTTGAAGCCACCAGAGGAGACACTGGAGGACATCAAGCCCCCAGTTCCAAAGCCAAGGACCATCCCTGTTGGTGTCTTTGTGACCAAAGTCATTGTGCCCTGTGACAGCAGCACCGCCCCAGAGGGTGACACACAACCACCGCCAGCCGACCATGTGGGTGGAAAGCCAGAACCAGAGGAGAACCCCAATGGAGCTTCAGTGGAGACCTGCCATCTCCAGCCAGACCAGCCGGTGGCAGGGCCACAGGAGGACAAAGGGCCTCCCTGTGCCCACAATGggctgggagaagaggaggaggaggaagaggagtatATCACTCTCAGTGACCAGGAGAGCtactccagcagctctgctgaccaCAGCTACCGCCGCTCCAACGCCTCCTCCATCTCAGACGAGTACTTTGAGGTGAGGGATCGCTACGGGCCGCTCCGGCGAACCAACTCAGATGTCACCCACAACGGGGAGATCCTTCCCATCCAGAGGAAGCTCAGCGACCCCCACATCAGCCGAGGCACCTTCCTCAGTCCCCTGGGGAGCCTCCCATCCCTGAAGCATGTCCACGTGGAGGACGTGACAAAGAGGAGGAGCAACGCCGTGGAGATTAGGTGTGTGCTGCCCCGCACCATCCTGGATGGCAACAGCTCCTACCCCAGCAGTGCCACGCAG GGAACACACATCTACCGGTACCGACCCAGGAACCCCGCAGGTAGAGAACAAGGCAAGGAGGTCTCCTGCTCACCGACTCACGAGAAACCTCCAGGGGCCACCAAATACAGAGGTGATGGAGCCGAACCCAAAAAGACCATTGCAGGCAGCCAGCCCTACTGGCAGAGCAAAGCCTTCAGCCCCAGCAAGACCACGCAGCCCAGCCACCTCTCACCAAGCAAACGCTTAACCTCCCTGCCCGAAAGCCAGAAGACAACCGAGGAGATGAGGACACCCCTCGGCATCCCGCTCTCCAAACTGTCCCAGTCCAAGCACCTCAAGAACAGGGTTGCGGGAGCCCCGGGTGCTTCTACTGACTCCAAAAAGAAACCCCCTGAGACCACCAGCCAGAAGGACCACTAG